A single region of the Mercenaria mercenaria strain notata chromosome 6, MADL_Memer_1, whole genome shotgun sequence genome encodes:
- the LOC123548604 gene encoding translation initiation factor IF-2-like codes for MSVVKEGYVKRHSKNMFSGGWNDVYLKLYSDSNLLAYKRQGDRDAKVQIRMQDVCKHFAYGEHAAKNFKEMPQLPPGTSLTCILAIPEKPNHKAKPHFFLMKNEQELHEWMTAICSTLPSRPQSAQAQAPIQPQTAQTVSNQPPPYSAGPSYGGPPMPQPVGFANMGPAPGGYQAPYPTQQMGGYPQQPGYPQQPGYPAPAPGYPQQPYQQPYPQQPYPTQPAGYPQQQYYGGQQPYGYQQPPPPQGYAQPPGQQVVYVQDHHKKKGGFPGGNKGKMAAGLIGGAALGYGASRMMGGGMMGGFGPFGMGRCGSWSSLSSFGSFGSCGSFGSFD; via the exons ATGTCAGTTGTGAAAGAGGGCTATGTCAAACGGCATAGTA aaaatatgttttCGGGAGGATGGAATGATGTATATTTAAAGCTTTATTCTGACAGTAATTTACTGGCTTATAAACGGCAGGGAGATAGAGATGCTAAAGTACAGATACGGATGCAG GATGTGTGTAAACATTTTGCCTATGGGGAACATGCAGCCAAGAACTTTAAAGAGATGCCACAGTTGCCACCAGGCACAAGTCTCACATGCATTTTAGCAATACCAGAAAAACCTAATCACAAAGCTAAACCACACTTCTTtctgatgaaaaatgaacaagAATTACA tgaATGGATGACAGCCATATGTTCAACT TTACCATCTAGACCTCAGAGTGCCCAAGCACAAGCCCCGATACAACCCCAGACTGCCCAGACTGTGAGTAACCAACCCCCACCGTACAGTGCCGGACCTTCTTATGGTGGACCACCCATGCCTCAGCCTGTAGGATTTGCAAATATGG GCCCAGCTCCAGGTGGATACCAGGCCCCATATCCCACACAACAGATGGGAGGTTACCCCCAGCAACCAGGGTATCCACAGCAACCAGGCTATCCTGCTCCAGCCCCTGGCTACCCACAGCAGCCCTATCAACAACCATACCCTCAGCAGCCTTATCCAACACAGCCAGCTGGTTATCCACAACAACAGTACTATGGAGGACAACAAC CCTATGGTTACCAGCAGCCCCCACCACCTCAAGGGTATGCCCAGCCTCCTGGACAACAGGTTGTTTATGTACAAGATCATCATAAAAAGAAAGGTGGATTTCCAGGAGGCAATAAAGGAAAAATGGCAGCAG GTTTGATCGGTGGTGCTGCCCTTGGCTACGGTGCAAGCCGGATGATGGGTGGTGGAATGATGGGAGGATTTGGACCGTTCGGAATGGGCCGGTGTGGTAGTTGGAGCTCACTTAGTAGTTTTGGCAGTTTCGGAAGCTGCGGTAGTTTTGGCAGCTTTGATTAA